The following are from one region of the Candidatus Bathyarchaeota archaeon genome:
- a CDS encoding HAD hydrolase-like protein: protein MFKGVLFDLDDTLYDASLQLEMARMSAVKAMLEAGLPVDVEKAFDTLNEIVEEYGRYYPKHFDRMLERLGLKWDAKIIAAGVVAYRETSWAFLKPYPDTIPTLLRLRDRGYRIGLVSGGDPVKQWQKLIKINVHHLIHSVVMTRELGKERIDENILRTALEDLKLKPSEAILVGGGVSGGIAEANALGMTTVRLRNKPLPSGVKEAAPTHEIDRLSDLLKIVK, encoded by the coding sequence TTGTTTAAGGGGGTATTATTCGACCTGGACGATACGCTGTACGATGCCTCTCTGCAATTGGAGATGGCTAGGATGAGCGCGGTGAAGGCCATGTTGGAGGCTGGGTTGCCCGTGGACGTGGAGAAGGCCTTCGACACCCTCAACGAGATAGTGGAGGAATACGGCAGATACTATCCTAAACACTTCGATAGGATGCTTGAGAGGCTCGGGTTGAAATGGGACGCCAAGATAATCGCCGCGGGGGTTGTAGCCTACAGGGAGACGAGCTGGGCCTTCCTGAAGCCCTACCCGGATACGATACCGACCCTGTTGAGGCTTAGGGATCGCGGATACAGGATAGGCCTGGTCTCCGGGGGGGATCCCGTGAAGCAATGGCAGAAGCTGATAAAGATAAATGTGCATCACCTGATCCACAGCGTGGTCATGACTAGGGAGCTGGGCAAGGAGAGGATCGACGAGAACATCCTGAGGACCGCCCTGGAGGATTTAAAGTTGAAGCCCAGCGAAGCCATCTTAGTGGGTGGCGGCGTATCAGGGGGTATAGCGGAGGCGAACGCCCTCGGGATGACCACGGTGAGGCTGAGGAATAAACCTCTTCCAAGCGGGGTGAAGGAGGCCGCCCCAACCCATGAGATCGATAGGCTCTCAGACCTCTTGAAGATAGTTAAGTGA